The Bos indicus x Bos taurus breed Angus x Brahman F1 hybrid chromosome 3, Bos_hybrid_MaternalHap_v2.0, whole genome shotgun sequence genome includes a window with the following:
- the S100A3 gene encoding protein S100-A3 isoform X3: protein MASLLEQALATLVRTFQEYSQFSGNPLCQAKFKELLEKELPTWAPTTLRECDYKQFISVLDTNKDCQVDFVEYMHLLACLCIYCHEYFKDSPLKPSCAQ from the exons ATGGCCAGTCTTCTGGAGCAGGCGTTGGCTACTCTCGTGCGCACCTTTCAGGAATATTCACAGTTCTCTGGAAACCCGCTCTGCCAGGCGAAGTTCAaggaactcctggagaaggagctgCCTACCTGGGCCCCG ACGACGCTCCGGGAGTGTGACTACAAGCAGTTCATCAGCGTCCTGGACACCAACAAGGATTGCCAGGTGGATTTTGTGGAGTACATGCACTTGCTCGCTTGCCTCTGTATCTACTGCCATGAGTACTTCAAGGACAGTCCCCTGAAGCCCTCCTGCGCCCAGTAA
- the S100A4 gene encoding protein S100-A4 has protein sequence MAYPLEKALDVMVSTFHKYSGKEGDKFKLNKSELKELLTRELPSFLGKRTDETAFQKLMSNLDCNKDNEVDFQEYCVFLSCIAMMCNEFFEGFPDKQPRKK, from the exons ATGGCataccccctggagaaggccctCGATGTGATGGTGTCCACCTTCCACAAGTACTCGGGCAAGGAGGGTGACAAGTTCAAGCTCAACAAGTCTGAGCTAAAGGAGCTGCTGACCCGGGAGCTGCCCAGCTTCTTGGGG AAAAGGACGGATGAAACTGCGTTCCAGAAACTGATGAGCAACCTGGACTGCAACAAGGACAACGAGGTGGACTTCCAGGAGTACTGCGTCTTCCTGTCCTGCATCGCCATGATGTGCAATGAGTTCTTCGAAGGTTTCCCTGATAAGCAACCCCGGAAAAAGTGA
- the S100A3 gene encoding protein S100-A3 isoform X2, producing the protein MLSFAKDLRPGAQSKDLPAGNMASLLEQALATLVRTFQEYSQFSGNPLCQAKFKELLEKELPTWAPTTLRECDYKQFISVLDTNKDCQVDFVEYMHLLACLCIYCHEYFKDSPLKPSCAQ; encoded by the exons ATGCTCAGCTTTGCCAAGGACCTGAGGCCGGGAGCCCAGAGCAAGGATCTCCCTGCAG GCAATATGGCCAGTCTTCTGGAGCAGGCGTTGGCTACTCTCGTGCGCACCTTTCAGGAATATTCACAGTTCTCTGGAAACCCGCTCTGCCAGGCGAAGTTCAaggaactcctggagaaggagctgCCTACCTGGGCCCCG ACGACGCTCCGGGAGTGTGACTACAAGCAGTTCATCAGCGTCCTGGACACCAACAAGGATTGCCAGGTGGATTTTGTGGAGTACATGCACTTGCTCGCTTGCCTCTGTATCTACTGCCATGAGTACTTCAAGGACAGTCCCCTGAAGCCCTCCTGCGCCCAGTAA
- the S100A3 gene encoding protein S100-A3 isoform X1, protein MAIVGADHRLVPTGAGCLQRPSDSGPRLGNMASLLEQALATLVRTFQEYSQFSGNPLCQAKFKELLEKELPTWAPTTLRECDYKQFISVLDTNKDCQVDFVEYMHLLACLCIYCHEYFKDSPLKPSCAQ, encoded by the exons ATGGCTATAGTTGGGGCAGATCACAGACTGGTCCCTACCGGAGCTGGTTGTCTCCAGAGACCATCTGATTCAGGTCCCCGATTAG GCAATATGGCCAGTCTTCTGGAGCAGGCGTTGGCTACTCTCGTGCGCACCTTTCAGGAATATTCACAGTTCTCTGGAAACCCGCTCTGCCAGGCGAAGTTCAaggaactcctggagaaggagctgCCTACCTGGGCCCCG ACGACGCTCCGGGAGTGTGACTACAAGCAGTTCATCAGCGTCCTGGACACCAACAAGGATTGCCAGGTGGATTTTGTGGAGTACATGCACTTGCTCGCTTGCCTCTGTATCTACTGCCATGAGTACTTCAAGGACAGTCCCCTGAAGCCCTCCTGCGCCCAGTAA